One Mangifera indica cultivar Alphonso chromosome 4, CATAS_Mindica_2.1, whole genome shotgun sequence genomic region harbors:
- the LOC123214507 gene encoding U-box domain-containing protein 11-like isoform X1, translating into MAGGASKAVGGVLEVVGEIVGMLGENGNGGLFKKDCTDLVRRIALLKHLLEEIRDCGKLDELNNSESSSSSCSSSLSKGSWWNDLVLSLQAAKRLLSIAANFASSDSSDVAAKKISFQFQSVTWKLEKALRNIPYDRFDISEEVQEQLHHQVALVRAQLKRAAERYGSLKSRKFFHVLSQPLDKEGSNTSDEVVVEKQDHALEGIDSEADVADQVFDKLEQSQSPSLSSELAQEKPDALAIPVDFLCPISLELMRDPVIVATGQTYERSYIQTWIDCGNVTCPKTQQKLQHLTLTPNYALRSLITQWCTNHNIEQPTCVVNGKLKKSDGSFRDVSRDVAAIEALVRKLSSRSVEKQRAAVAEIRSLSKRSTDNRILIAEAGAIPILVNLLTTDDTVTQEHAVTSILNLSIYEDNKGLIMLAGAIPSIVQILRAGSMEARENAAATLFSLSHLDENKIIIGASGAIPALVDLLQNGSSRGKKDAATALFNLCVYPGNKGRAVRAGIISALLTMLTDSRNCMVDGALTILSVLASNQEAKVDIVKASTIPVLIDLLRTGLPRNKENAAAILLSLCKRDNENLACISRLGAVIPLNELAKSGTERAKRKATSLLELLHKLQQLQQA; encoded by the exons ATGGCCGGTGGAGCCTCCAAGGCGGTGGGGGGAGTGCTGGAGGTGGTGGGGGAGATTGTGGGGATGTTGGGGGAAAATGGGAATGGAGGGCTTTTTAAGAAAGATTGTACGGATCTGGTCAGAAGGATTGCTTTGTTGAAGCATTTGTTGGAGGAGATTAGAGATTGTGGAAAGCTTGATGAATTGAATAACTCtgagtcttcttcttcttcttgttcttcttctttgtctaaAGGGAGCTGGTGGAACGATCTGGTGCTTTCCCTGCAGGCTGCTAAACGACTTCTCTCTATTGCTGCAAATTTTGCCTCCAGTGATTCCTCT GATGTTGCTGCGAAGAAGATCTCGTTTCAGTTTCAATCTGTGACATGGAAACTAGAGAAAGCATTGAGGAACATACCGTATGATCGTTTTGACATCTCTGAGGAGGTTCAAGAACAG CTTCATCATCAGGTTGCATTGGTGAGAGCTCAGTTAAAGAGAGCTGCAGAGAGATATGGATCTTTAAAGTCAAGGAAGTTTTTTCATGTATTATCCCAGCCGCTGGACAAGGAAGGTAGTAATACTAGTGATGAAGTTGTTGTAGAGAAACAAGATCATGCCCTAGAAGGAATCGATTCGGAAGCTGATGTTGCAGACCAGGTGTTCGATAAATTGGAACAGTCGCAAAGCCCTTCTTTATCATCTGAGTTAGCGCAGGAGAAGCCCGATGCCCTTGCGATTCCAGTTGATTTTCTATGTCCTATATCTTTAGAACTAATGAGGGATCCTGTTATTGTGGCCACAGGACAG ACGTATGAACGATCGTACATACAGACATGGATAGACTGTGGCAATGTAACATGCCCAAAAACTCAGCAGAAGCTCCAGCATTTAACGCTGACTCCAAATTATGCTTTGAGAAGTCTAATTACTCAGTGGTGTACAAATCACAATATCGAGCAGCCTACTTGTGTGGTGAATGGGAAGTTAAAGAAGAGTGATGGCTCTTTTCGTGATGTTAGTAGGGATGTAGCAGCCATTGAGGCTCTGGTTCGCAAGCTCTCAAGCCGGTCAGTTGAGAAGCAAAGAGCTGCTGTGGCTGAAATAAGATCACTATCCAAAAGAAGTACAGATAACAGGATACTAATTGCAGAAGCAGGGGCGATTCCAATTCTTGTCAACCTTTTAACAACAGATGACACTGTGACACAAGAACATGCTGTGACTTCAATTCTTAATCTGTCGATATACGAAGACAACAAAGGACTCATTATGCTTGCTGGTGCCATTCCTTCCATAGTTCAAATCCTGAGAGCTGGAAGCATGGAAGCAAGAGAGAATGCAGCAGCAACCCTTTTTAGCCTATCACATCTGGATGAGAACAAGATAATAATTGGTGCATCAGGGGCGATACCAGCTCTGGTAGATTTGCTCCAAAATGGGAGTTCAAGAGGAAAGAAAGATGCTGCAACTGCATTGTTCAATCTTTGCGTTTATCCAGGCAACAAGGGAAGGGCTGTAAGGGCCGGAATTATATCTGCTTTGTTGACAATGCTTACAGATTCGAGAAATTGTATGGTTGATGGGGCTCTGACTATACTCTCAGTGCTTGCAAGTAACCAAGAGGCGAAAGTTGACATAGTGAAGGCCAGCACAATACCCGTATTGATAGACCTTCTGAGGACCGGTCTTCCACGCAACAAAGAAAATGCAGCTGCCATTTTACTCTCCTTGTGCAAGAGAGACAATGAAAATCTTGCCTGCATAAGTAGGCTTGGTGCTGTCATACCACTGAACGAGCTTGCGAAGAGTGGCACGGAGAGGGCAAAGCGAAAGGCTACTTCACTATTGGAGCTTCTGCACAAATTACAGCAACTTCAACAGGCGTAG
- the LOC123214507 gene encoding U-box domain-containing protein 10-like isoform X2 gives MAGGASKAVGGVLEVVGEIVGMLGENGNGGLFKKDCTDLVRRIALLKHLLEEIRDCGKLDELNNSESSSSSCSSSLSKGSWWNDLVLSLQAAKRLLSIAANFASSDSSDVAAKKISFQFQSVTWKLEKALRNIPYDRFDISEEVQEQVALVRAQLKRAAERYGSLKSRKFFHVLSQPLDKEGSNTSDEVVVEKQDHALEGIDSEADVADQVFDKLEQSQSPSLSSELAQEKPDALAIPVDFLCPISLELMRDPVIVATGQTYERSYIQTWIDCGNVTCPKTQQKLQHLTLTPNYALRSLITQWCTNHNIEQPTCVVNGKLKKSDGSFRDVSRDVAAIEALVRKLSSRSVEKQRAAVAEIRSLSKRSTDNRILIAEAGAIPILVNLLTTDDTVTQEHAVTSILNLSIYEDNKGLIMLAGAIPSIVQILRAGSMEARENAAATLFSLSHLDENKIIIGASGAIPALVDLLQNGSSRGKKDAATALFNLCVYPGNKGRAVRAGIISALLTMLTDSRNCMVDGALTILSVLASNQEAKVDIVKASTIPVLIDLLRTGLPRNKENAAAILLSLCKRDNENLACISRLGAVIPLNELAKSGTERAKRKATSLLELLHKLQQLQQA, from the exons ATGGCCGGTGGAGCCTCCAAGGCGGTGGGGGGAGTGCTGGAGGTGGTGGGGGAGATTGTGGGGATGTTGGGGGAAAATGGGAATGGAGGGCTTTTTAAGAAAGATTGTACGGATCTGGTCAGAAGGATTGCTTTGTTGAAGCATTTGTTGGAGGAGATTAGAGATTGTGGAAAGCTTGATGAATTGAATAACTCtgagtcttcttcttcttcttgttcttcttctttgtctaaAGGGAGCTGGTGGAACGATCTGGTGCTTTCCCTGCAGGCTGCTAAACGACTTCTCTCTATTGCTGCAAATTTTGCCTCCAGTGATTCCTCT GATGTTGCTGCGAAGAAGATCTCGTTTCAGTTTCAATCTGTGACATGGAAACTAGAGAAAGCATTGAGGAACATACCGTATGATCGTTTTGACATCTCTGAGGAGGTTCAAGAACAG GTTGCATTGGTGAGAGCTCAGTTAAAGAGAGCTGCAGAGAGATATGGATCTTTAAAGTCAAGGAAGTTTTTTCATGTATTATCCCAGCCGCTGGACAAGGAAGGTAGTAATACTAGTGATGAAGTTGTTGTAGAGAAACAAGATCATGCCCTAGAAGGAATCGATTCGGAAGCTGATGTTGCAGACCAGGTGTTCGATAAATTGGAACAGTCGCAAAGCCCTTCTTTATCATCTGAGTTAGCGCAGGAGAAGCCCGATGCCCTTGCGATTCCAGTTGATTTTCTATGTCCTATATCTTTAGAACTAATGAGGGATCCTGTTATTGTGGCCACAGGACAG ACGTATGAACGATCGTACATACAGACATGGATAGACTGTGGCAATGTAACATGCCCAAAAACTCAGCAGAAGCTCCAGCATTTAACGCTGACTCCAAATTATGCTTTGAGAAGTCTAATTACTCAGTGGTGTACAAATCACAATATCGAGCAGCCTACTTGTGTGGTGAATGGGAAGTTAAAGAAGAGTGATGGCTCTTTTCGTGATGTTAGTAGGGATGTAGCAGCCATTGAGGCTCTGGTTCGCAAGCTCTCAAGCCGGTCAGTTGAGAAGCAAAGAGCTGCTGTGGCTGAAATAAGATCACTATCCAAAAGAAGTACAGATAACAGGATACTAATTGCAGAAGCAGGGGCGATTCCAATTCTTGTCAACCTTTTAACAACAGATGACACTGTGACACAAGAACATGCTGTGACTTCAATTCTTAATCTGTCGATATACGAAGACAACAAAGGACTCATTATGCTTGCTGGTGCCATTCCTTCCATAGTTCAAATCCTGAGAGCTGGAAGCATGGAAGCAAGAGAGAATGCAGCAGCAACCCTTTTTAGCCTATCACATCTGGATGAGAACAAGATAATAATTGGTGCATCAGGGGCGATACCAGCTCTGGTAGATTTGCTCCAAAATGGGAGTTCAAGAGGAAAGAAAGATGCTGCAACTGCATTGTTCAATCTTTGCGTTTATCCAGGCAACAAGGGAAGGGCTGTAAGGGCCGGAATTATATCTGCTTTGTTGACAATGCTTACAGATTCGAGAAATTGTATGGTTGATGGGGCTCTGACTATACTCTCAGTGCTTGCAAGTAACCAAGAGGCGAAAGTTGACATAGTGAAGGCCAGCACAATACCCGTATTGATAGACCTTCTGAGGACCGGTCTTCCACGCAACAAAGAAAATGCAGCTGCCATTTTACTCTCCTTGTGCAAGAGAGACAATGAAAATCTTGCCTGCATAAGTAGGCTTGGTGCTGTCATACCACTGAACGAGCTTGCGAAGAGTGGCACGGAGAGGGCAAAGCGAAAGGCTACTTCACTATTGGAGCTTCTGCACAAATTACAGCAACTTCAACAGGCGTAG